TCGGCGCTACTGATTATGCCAGAACCAATAATGACCGTTATGAAGGCTTTAAAGCTGCTATGACAGAACATAATCTTCCTCTTAATCCCAAACAATGTCTTACCGGTAATATTGGTATCTATACTTATACAGAAGAAATTAACCAGTTTTTAAGCGGGCTAGATAAGATGCCGGAGGCTTTTGTCTGTGTAAGTGACTTTGTCGCCAATTTTGTTATCCAGTATTTAAGTGAACATAATATTAATGTTCCTGAGGAAGTAGCAATCTCCGGCTACGACGGCAGTACCGAATATGGTGATTTGGCTAATTACCTTACTTCTGTTCAGGTTGATACAAAGGCATTGGGTAAACGTTTAGTAAAACAATTGTTGTATAAGATGAATGATCCGGATTCACCAAATGAAATTATTTATCTGTCCTTTGATATTGTATATGGGGAATCCACGAATTTCTAATTCTAGAATATTATATAATTGGAATAGCAAAAAACAGCTCCCGACAAGACTGTATTTCACATCCTGTCAGGAGCAGTTGCATATTAAACTCATATTAAGAACAATCTATTTTTCATATTGCATGGTTACTTGAATCAGCTCCGGTCGATTGAAAAGACGAAGGGGTATTTTACTGTTACCCAGTCCTCTGCTGATAATTAAGGTGGTATTATCACTTTTGTGAATACCTGCTGTTAACTTCGGAAAGAAACCCTGACCCGGTGCATATAATCCATTGGGAAACGGAAACCGGAACTGCCCCCCATGGGCGTGTCCGCTAAACACTAAATCAAAACCATCCTCTACATAGGTATCAAAATACTCAGGTCTGTGGGAAAGAAGTATGTAAAACTTATTCTCCCTATTATCAGAAAACACCTTCAACTGTTCTTTCCAAATATTTTCTACCATTGTAAAGTCTGGATCCATAATTCCGGCTATTACTATACTCTCCCCATCCCGTTCAAACAACACTTGTTCATTATCAAGTATTATCACTCCCGCTTTGTAAAGTTCAGTCTTTAATTGCAAGTAAATTCCGGACCACTTCTCGTGGTTTCCGGTTACGTAATACACATCCGCTATATTAACGGCCTGATTTATAAATTCCATTGCTGTATCCACATTAATTCGATTCGAATCAATCAAATCTCCCGTAACAAATATAACATCCGGCTCTAAATCCATTATTTTTAATAGAAGTTTTTCCTGATGCTTACCGAAACTCTTATTATGAAGATCAGACACCTGTACAATTTTCAAACCATCAAAACTCTCCGGCAGCAATACACTTTTATACGTATAGCTGGTTATTACAATCGAATTATTCTGCCAATAGAAAAAAGCGATACTTAAAAGCAGCAGGCTTAAAGCACAGGCTACTTTCATTTTTATTCCAAGTGTTACTTTTACTTTTCTTTTCATAGTAACTCCCATCTGTGCGCTTTAGTGTATACTCGCATTACACCTGCACACGAACAAAAAGGGATTAACCGAATCACCAATGGTTTCTAAACTAACAAGTACCTTTATATTATTCATTATTCTCATCATGATTAATTATGCGTTCTACAAATGTTTGATATCCTAACGTATGCTCTTTCGTCAAGCCTTTTTTGCCATAAACCTGATACATATCCGCCAGATACAACATACCTGCCATGACTCCGAATTTCTCATAGTATTCTCCATCAACAGCTTCTTTTAGATACCTTCCCTGCATTTTTATATCCGTTTCCTTACTAGCCTTTCTTAATTTAGCAAGACACTTTTGATTAATCTGTTTTAAATCTTCATTGTGCCAATCTGTAGCGCCAATAGCATCATTATATGCAAGAAGATGTGCCATTGCCTCTAAGAATATGGAGGCATTCAATCTGGTTTTATAATCTCCTGATTCTGCTGCCATATGTATATCTGGCAGTAAATTACAGGTACATAAATAAGTAATTGCATGGGTAATCAAATTCCTGATTATCCCTCGAATATCAATTTTATCATAGTACTTTGCCCAGCACCCCAAATCAAAAACTATTACCTCTTTACCCTGGGGATCAATCATAACGGTAGCATCCCTAGCATCAGAGAGGCCTATGATTACATAGACTTCCAGTTTTTCTATCAGCTCACACCAGCCGGGATAAACGGTACTAAAAATTTCTTCGTTATAGGGCGTAAATGACAGCAAACAATTTTTCGCTTCTTTATACAACTTCTTAACATTTGCTTCTATGGTAGAACTGGTGTATTCTGACTTATAAGGAACACTATCAAATTCCCTAATTTTAAAAATCCAATGTTCCCGGAATTTTTCAATATCACCATCCAAAAGATATGAATCAATAATTTCTGTATTTAATATCATTGTCTGCTCTCCTGTTCTTATGCATATACCAGTGGAAATATTTTATCTACTGAAGTATTTTCCATGTACCCTCCTGCAAAAAGTTGTTGGCACTCTCTGAGGCACTTTCTATAATCTCTTTCGAATAACCCATTACGCCAAGAAGCTTAATGGCATTTTTAGATATTGCCCTTCCCTTAAGAAGCTTATAATCAAATAACACATTATCATCAACTAT
The nucleotide sequence above comes from Anaerocolumna cellulosilytica. Encoded proteins:
- a CDS encoding metallophosphoesterase, with the protein product MKRKVKVTLGIKMKVACALSLLLLSIAFFYWQNNSIVITSYTYKSVLLPESFDGLKIVQVSDLHNKSFGKHQEKLLLKIMDLEPDVIFVTGDLIDSNRINVDTAMEFINQAVNIADVYYVTGNHEKWSGIYLQLKTELYKAGVIILDNEQVLFERDGESIVIAGIMDPDFTMVENIWKEQLKVFSDNRENKFYILLSHRPEYFDTYVEDGFDLVFSGHAHGGQFRFPFPNGLYAPGQGFFPKLTAGIHKSDNTTLIISRGLGNSKIPLRLFNRPELIQVTMQYEK